From a region of the Streptomyces caniferus genome:
- the rpoZ gene encoding DNA-directed RNA polymerase subunit omega translates to MSSSITAPEGIINPPIDELLEATDSKYSLVIYAAKRARQINAYYSQLGEGLLEYVGPLVDTHVHEKPLSIALREINAGLLTSEAIEGPAQ, encoded by the coding sequence GTGTCCTCTTCCATCACCGCACCCGAGGGCATCATCAACCCGCCCATTGATGAGCTTCTCGAGGCCACCGATTCGAAGTACAGCCTGGTGATCTACGCCGCCAAGCGCGCGCGGCAGATCAACGCGTACTACTCGCAGCTCGGCGAGGGCCTGCTCGAGTACGTCGGCCCGCTCGTGGACACCCACGTCCACGAGAAGCCCCTGTCGATCGCGCTCCGCGAGATCAACGCGGGCCTGCTGACCTCCGAGGCCATCGAGGGCCCGGCGCAGTAA
- the coaBC gene encoding bifunctional phosphopantothenoylcysteine decarboxylase/phosphopantothenate--cysteine ligase CoaBC, translating to MDKRERERPRVVLGVSGGIAAYKACELLRRLTESGHDVRVVPTASALHFVGEATWSALSGNPAGTEVWESVHEVPHVRIGQAADLVVVAPATADLLAKAAHGLADDLLTNTLLTARCPVVFAPAMHTEMWENPATQENVATLRRRGALVIDPAVGRLTGVDTGKGRFPDPAEIFAFCRRVLARGARATEQDLAGRHVVVSAGGTREPLDPVRYLGNRSSGKQGYALARTAVARGARVTLVAGNTELPDPAGVDVIRIGTARQLHEAVLKAAADADAVVMAAAVADFRPAVYTTGKIKKVEGQEPEPVTLVRNPDILAELSAERTHPGRLVVGFAAETDDVLANGRAKLARKGCDLLVVNEVGEHKTFGSGENEAVILAADGTETPVPYGPKEDLADTVWDLVAPRLAEIRP from the coding sequence ATGGACAAGCGTGAGCGGGAGCGGCCCAGGGTCGTCCTGGGGGTCAGCGGCGGGATCGCCGCCTACAAGGCGTGCGAGCTGCTGCGGCGGCTGACCGAGTCCGGGCACGACGTACGGGTCGTGCCGACCGCCTCGGCGCTGCACTTCGTCGGCGAGGCCACCTGGTCGGCGCTGTCCGGCAACCCGGCGGGCACCGAGGTCTGGGAATCCGTCCACGAGGTCCCGCACGTCCGGATCGGCCAGGCCGCCGACCTCGTCGTGGTCGCCCCCGCCACCGCCGACCTGCTCGCCAAGGCCGCTCACGGCCTCGCCGACGACCTGCTGACCAACACCCTGCTCACCGCGCGCTGCCCGGTGGTCTTCGCCCCGGCGATGCACACCGAGATGTGGGAGAACCCCGCCACGCAGGAGAACGTCGCCACGCTGCGCCGCCGCGGCGCCCTCGTCATCGATCCGGCGGTCGGCCGGCTGACCGGTGTCGACACCGGCAAGGGCCGCTTCCCCGACCCGGCCGAGATCTTCGCGTTCTGTCGCCGGGTGCTGGCCCGCGGCGCCCGGGCCACGGAGCAGGACCTCGCCGGCCGTCATGTGGTGGTCAGCGCGGGCGGTACCCGCGAGCCGCTGGACCCCGTCCGCTACCTGGGCAACCGCTCCTCCGGCAAGCAGGGCTACGCGCTGGCCCGTACGGCGGTGGCCCGCGGCGCCCGGGTCACGCTGGTCGCCGGCAACACCGAGCTGCCCGATCCGGCCGGGGTGGACGTGATCCGCATCGGCACGGCCCGTCAGCTCCACGAGGCGGTCCTGAAGGCCGCCGCGGACGCCGATGCGGTGGTCATGGCCGCCGCCGTCGCCGATTTCCGGCCCGCCGTCTACACCACCGGCAAGATCAAGAAGGTCGAGGGTCAGGAGCCGGAACCGGTCACTCTGGTGAGGAATCCGGACATTCTTGCCGAGCTCTCCGCCGAGCGGACCCACCCCGGCCGGCTCGTGGTCGGCTTCGCCGCGGAGACCGACGACGTGCTCGCCAACGGCCGTGCCAAGCTCGCCCGCAAGGGGTGTGACCTGCTGGTCGTCAATGAGGTCGGGGAGCACAAGACCTTCGGCTCGGGCGAGAACGAGGCGGTGATCCTGGCGGCCGACGGAACCGAGACCCCGGTCCCGTACGGACCCAAGGAAGACCTGGCCGACACCGTATGGGACCTGGTCGCCCCCCGACTGGCCGAGATTCGCCCCTGA
- the metK gene encoding methionine adenosyltransferase, translating to MSRRLFTSESVTEGHPDKIADQISDTILDALLKEDPTSRVAVETLITTGLVHVAGEVTTKAYADIPNLVRNKILDIGYDSSKKGFDGASCGVSVSIGAQSPDIAQGVDTAYENRVEGDDDELDRQGAGDQGLMFGYACDETPELMPLPINLAHRLSKRLSEVRKNGTIPYLRPDGKTQVTIEYDGHKAVRLDTVVVSSQHASDIDLDSLLAPDIREFVVEHVLNQLVEDGIKLDTDGYRLLVNPTGRFEIGGPMGDAGLTGRKIIIDTYGGMARHGGGAFSGKDPSKVDRSAAYAMRWVAKNVVAAGLAARCEVQVAYAIGKAEPVGLFVETFGTATVDTDKIEQAIGEVFDLRPAAIIRDLDLLRPIYAQTAAYGHFGRELEDFTWERTDRVEALKKAAGL from the coding sequence GTGTCCCGCCGCCTCTTCACCTCGGAGTCCGTCACCGAGGGCCACCCCGACAAGATCGCTGACCAGATCAGCGACACCATCCTCGACGCTCTCCTCAAGGAGGACCCGACCTCCCGGGTCGCCGTGGAGACGTTGATCACCACCGGCCTGGTGCATGTGGCCGGCGAGGTGACGACGAAGGCGTACGCCGACATCCCCAATCTCGTCCGCAACAAGATCCTGGACATCGGCTACGACTCGTCCAAGAAGGGCTTCGACGGCGCTTCCTGCGGCGTCTCGGTGTCCATCGGCGCGCAGTCCCCGGACATCGCCCAGGGTGTCGACACCGCGTACGAGAACCGTGTCGAGGGCGACGACGACGAGCTGGACCGGCAGGGCGCGGGCGACCAGGGCCTGATGTTCGGCTACGCCTGCGACGAGACGCCGGAGCTGATGCCGCTCCCGATCAACCTCGCGCACCGCCTGTCGAAGCGCCTGTCAGAGGTCCGCAAGAACGGGACCATCCCCTACCTCCGCCCCGACGGCAAGACCCAGGTCACCATCGAGTACGACGGCCACAAGGCCGTCCGTCTCGACACCGTCGTGGTCTCCTCGCAGCACGCCAGCGACATCGACCTCGACTCGCTGCTCGCTCCCGACATCCGCGAGTTCGTCGTCGAGCACGTCCTCAACCAGCTCGTCGAGGACGGCATCAAGCTGGACACCGACGGCTACCGGCTGCTGGTCAACCCGACCGGCCGCTTCGAGATCGGCGGCCCGATGGGCGACGCCGGCCTCACCGGCCGCAAGATCATCATCGACACCTACGGCGGCATGGCCCGCCACGGTGGCGGCGCCTTCTCCGGCAAGGACCCGTCCAAGGTCGACCGCTCGGCCGCCTACGCGATGCGCTGGGTCGCCAAGAACGTCGTCGCCGCCGGCCTCGCGGCCCGCTGCGAGGTCCAGGTCGCCTACGCCATCGGCAAGGCCGAGCCGGTCGGTCTCTTCGTCGAGACCTTCGGCACCGCGACCGTCGACACCGACAAGATCGAGCAGGCGATCGGCGAGGTCTTCGACCTCCGCCCGGCCGCCATCATCCGCGACCTCGATCTGCTCCGCCCGATCTACGCCCAGACCGCCGCCTACGGCCACTTCGGCCGTGAGCTGGAGGACTTCACCTGGGAGCGCACCGACCGCGTGGAGGCGCTGAAGAAGGCCGCGGGGCTCTGA
- a CDS encoding GNAT family N-acetyltransferase encodes MAEDLVLVRARELWTALAGTWVEFGPSGGAKVVVAPTSRWAPLSWTGVVRIGDAALVTAPNVRAAELMDDVARTMSHEELVDIVRLRAVLPVLDVLGPASLGYLDGDGFRPAHEGTGVEQLPAGHGGPAALLALAGEQDAGESGLADISSPAFCLRRGDEVIAAAGYQSWPRSVAHLSVLVAPHCRGRRLARAVASAAVAHALDAGLLPQWRARPYPSRRVAAALGFRELGAQLSIRLGDVPVGQGR; translated from the coding sequence ATGGCTGAGGATCTCGTGCTCGTTCGTGCCCGGGAGCTTTGGACGGCGCTGGCGGGCACATGGGTCGAGTTCGGTCCCTCAGGAGGGGCGAAGGTGGTGGTCGCGCCCACGTCGCGCTGGGCACCGCTGTCGTGGACCGGGGTGGTACGGATCGGTGACGCCGCCCTCGTCACGGCGCCGAACGTGCGGGCCGCCGAGCTGATGGACGACGTCGCGCGGACGATGTCCCACGAAGAGCTCGTCGACATCGTCCGCCTGCGTGCGGTGCTGCCCGTGCTCGATGTCCTCGGGCCCGCTTCGCTCGGCTACCTCGACGGCGACGGCTTTCGTCCTGCGCATGAAGGTACCGGGGTCGAGCAGTTGCCGGCCGGTCATGGCGGCCCGGCCGCGCTCCTGGCCCTGGCCGGGGAGCAAGATGCCGGCGAGAGCGGTCTGGCGGACATCTCCTCTCCCGCGTTCTGCCTTCGCCGGGGCGACGAGGTGATAGCCGCAGCCGGATACCAGTCCTGGCCACGGTCGGTGGCCCACCTGAGTGTGCTGGTCGCTCCACACTGCCGGGGCCGGCGCCTGGCCCGGGCCGTGGCGTCCGCGGCAGTGGCCCATGCTCTCGATGCCGGGCTGCTCCCGCAGTGGAGAGCACGGCCGTATCCGTCACGGCGTGTGGCGGCGGCTCTGGGGTTCCGGGAACTGGGTGCCCAGCTCAGCATCCGGCTTGGCGACGTCCCCGTCGGGCAAGGACGGTGA
- the rpe gene encoding ribulose-phosphate 3-epimerase: MALINPSILSADFARLAEEARAVEGADWLHVDVMDNHFVPNLTLGVPVVESLSRATDTPLDLHLMIEDPDRWAPQYIEAGAGSVTFHVEAAAAPVRLAREIRAKGARASMALKPATPIEPYEDLLPELDMLLIMTVEPGFGGQAFLDIMLPKIRRTRELISRHGLQLGLQVDGGVSAATIERCAEAGADVFVAGSAVYGADDPAKAVRDLREKAETATAAAGWGCAH, encoded by the coding sequence ATGGCCTTGATCAACCCCAGCATCCTGTCCGCAGACTTCGCCCGCCTCGCCGAGGAGGCGCGGGCCGTCGAGGGCGCCGACTGGCTGCACGTCGACGTCATGGACAACCACTTCGTCCCGAACCTCACCCTCGGTGTGCCGGTCGTCGAGTCGCTGAGCAGGGCGACGGACACGCCCCTCGATCTGCACCTGATGATCGAGGACCCGGACCGCTGGGCGCCGCAGTACATCGAGGCCGGGGCCGGGTCGGTGACCTTCCACGTGGAGGCGGCGGCCGCGCCGGTGCGGCTGGCTCGGGAGATCCGGGCCAAGGGCGCCCGGGCGTCGATGGCGCTGAAGCCGGCCACACCGATCGAGCCGTACGAGGACCTGCTCCCCGAGCTCGACATGCTGCTGATCATGACCGTGGAGCCCGGCTTCGGCGGCCAGGCGTTCCTGGACATCATGCTGCCGAAGATCCGCCGCACCCGTGAGCTGATCTCCCGGCACGGTTTGCAGCTGGGTCTCCAGGTGGACGGCGGGGTGTCGGCGGCCACCATCGAGCGCTGCGCGGAGGCGGGCGCCGATGTGTTCGTGGCGGGCTCCGCGGTGTACGGCGCGGACGACCCGGCCAAGGCGGTCCGCGATCTGCGGGAGAAGGCCGAGACGGCGACCGCGGCGGCGGGCTGGGGCTGCGCGCACTGA
- a CDS encoding primosomal protein N': MSRENGRPEAGASDAGEQLALIREAVRETKTERAKPRTWRGAELAAELPVARVLVDKGLVHLDRYFDYAVPAAMDAEAQPGVRVRVRFGAGEKGGRREGGKLVSGFIVERVAESDYRGVLAPIAQVLSSERVLTPELLGLCRAVADRYAGTLADVVQLAVPPRRARAEAKPSPAPLPPNAPPEPGSWERYGAGPGFLAALTRGDAPRAVWTALPGATWPQELARAAAAALAGGRGALVVVPDGRAAARVDEALGELIGEGRHVLLTADAGPEERYRRWLAVSRGAVRAVIGTRAAMFAPVADLGLVALWDDGDASHSDPHAPQPHAREVLIQRSVNERAGCLLGGLSCTVEAAQLVETGWARPLTAEREQVRTAAPLVRTVGDGDEARDAAARAARLPSMAWQVVREGLKHGPVLVQVPRRGYAPRLACERCRTPARCRACAGPLESQDAGELACAWCGRPEPGWHCAECGGFRLRAQIVGARRTAEELGRVFPSVPVRTSGRDHVLASVPAAPALVVSTPGAEPVAEGGGYAAALLLDGWALLGRPDLRAGEEALRRWLGAAALVRGQAEGGTVAVIAEPTLRPVQALVRWDPAGHAVRELAERAELGFPPVSRMASVAGRAEDVVELLRDAELPAGAEVLGPVPLSVPDPARPRRPGDPPPGEQWERALVRVRPGQGAALAAALKAARAARLVKREGEAVRVRIDPPDLG, encoded by the coding sequence GTGAGCAGGGAGAACGGGCGACCGGAGGCGGGGGCTTCGGATGCGGGCGAGCAGTTGGCCCTCATCCGCGAGGCCGTGCGGGAGACCAAGACGGAGCGGGCGAAGCCGCGGACCTGGCGGGGAGCCGAGCTCGCCGCCGAGCTGCCGGTGGCGCGGGTGCTGGTCGACAAGGGGCTGGTGCACCTCGACCGGTACTTCGACTACGCGGTGCCCGCGGCGATGGACGCCGAGGCGCAGCCCGGGGTGCGGGTGCGGGTGCGGTTCGGCGCGGGGGAGAAGGGCGGCCGTCGTGAGGGCGGCAAGCTGGTCAGCGGCTTCATCGTGGAGCGGGTCGCGGAGAGCGACTACCGCGGAGTGCTCGCCCCGATCGCGCAGGTGCTGTCGTCCGAGCGGGTGCTGACGCCCGAGCTGCTGGGGCTGTGCCGGGCGGTGGCGGACCGCTATGCCGGGACGCTCGCCGATGTGGTGCAGCTGGCCGTGCCGCCGCGCCGGGCGCGGGCGGAGGCCAAGCCGTCACCGGCCCCGCTGCCGCCCAACGCGCCGCCGGAGCCCGGAAGTTGGGAGCGTTACGGGGCGGGTCCCGGGTTCCTGGCAGCGCTGACGCGGGGCGATGCGCCGCGGGCGGTGTGGACCGCGCTGCCCGGGGCGACCTGGCCGCAGGAGCTGGCGCGGGCCGCGGCCGCGGCGCTGGCCGGGGGGCGTGGTGCGCTGGTGGTGGTGCCGGACGGGCGGGCCGCCGCGCGGGTGGACGAGGCGCTCGGCGAGCTGATCGGGGAGGGCCGGCATGTGCTGCTGACCGCCGATGCCGGGCCCGAGGAGCGCTACCGCCGCTGGCTGGCGGTCAGCCGGGGCGCGGTGCGCGCCGTGATCGGGACACGTGCGGCGATGTTCGCGCCGGTCGCCGACCTGGGCCTGGTCGCCCTGTGGGACGACGGGGACGCCAGCCACAGCGACCCCCATGCACCCCAGCCGCACGCCCGTGAGGTCCTCATCCAGCGGTCGGTCAACGAGCGCGCCGGATGTCTGCTGGGCGGGCTGAGCTGCACGGTCGAGGCGGCCCAGCTGGTCGAGACGGGCTGGGCGCGCCCGCTGACCGCCGAACGCGAACAGGTGCGCACCGCGGCGCCCCTGGTGCGTACGGTCGGCGACGGCGACGAGGCGCGGGACGCCGCCGCGCGCGCCGCCCGGCTGCCGTCGATGGCCTGGCAGGTGGTGCGCGAGGGCCTCAAGCACGGCCCGGTCCTCGTCCAGGTCCCGCGGCGGGGATATGCGCCCCGGCTGGCCTGTGAACGGTGCCGTACCCCCGCGCGCTGCCGGGCCTGCGCGGGCCCGCTGGAGTCGCAGGACGCGGGGGAGCTGGCCTGTGCGTGGTGCGGGCGGCCGGAGCCGGGCTGGCACTGTGCCGAGTGCGGCGGATTCCGGCTCCGGGCCCAGATCGTGGGGGCCCGGCGGACGGCCGAGGAGTTGGGCCGGGTGTTCCCGTCGGTCCCGGTGCGGACCTCGGGGCGCGACCATGTGCTGGCATCGGTTCCGGCTGCTCCCGCGCTCGTGGTGAGCACACCGGGCGCGGAACCGGTGGCCGAGGGCGGCGGATACGCGGCGGCGCTGCTGCTGGACGGCTGGGCGCTGCTGGGGCGGCCGGACCTGCGGGCGGGCGAGGAGGCGCTGCGCCGCTGGCTGGGCGCCGCAGCGCTGGTCCGCGGCCAGGCGGAGGGCGGCACCGTCGCGGTGATCGCGGAGCCGACGCTGCGTCCGGTGCAGGCGCTGGTGCGCTGGGACCCGGCCGGCCATGCCGTCCGCGAGCTGGCCGAGCGGGCCGAGCTGGGATTCCCCCCGGTGTCGCGGATGGCCTCCGTCGCCGGCCGCGCCGAGGATGTCGTCGAGCTGCTGAGGGACGCCGAACTCCCGGCGGGTGCCGAGGTGTTGGGACCCGTCCCGCTGTCGGTGCCGGACCCCGCGCGCCCGCGTCGGCCGGGCGACCCCCCGCCGGGCGAACAGTGGGAACGCGCACTGGTCCGCGTCCGCCCCGGCCAGGGCGCCGCCCTCGCCGCGGCGCTCAAGGCCGCCCGCGCGGCCCGGCTGGTCAAGCGGGAGGGGGAGGCGGTACGGGTACGGATCGATCCGCCGGATCTGGGGTGA
- a CDS encoding RsmB/NOP family class I SAM-dependent RNA methyltransferase, translating to MSQQPRRRPSKPHRRPQKDPVRILAFEALRAVDERDAYANLVLPPLLRKAREGGDFDGRDAALATELVYGTLRWQGTYDAIIAQCVDRPLREVDPPVLDVLTLGAHQLLGTRIPTHAAVSASVELARVVLGDGRAKFVNAVLRKIAAHDRDGWLERVAPEYDEDPEDHLGIVHAHPRWIVSALWDALGGGRAGIEDLLEADNERPEVTLVARPGRSTAEELLTTVGEDSALPGRWSPYAVRLAEGGEPGALDPVREGRAGVQDEGSQLVALALANAPVEGPDRAWLDGCAGPGGKAALLAALAAERGAALLASEKQPHRARLVARALDGNPGPYAVIAADGTRPAWRPGAFDRVLVDVPCTGLGALRRRPEARWRRRPEDLDGFAPLQRELLRQALAAVRVGGVVGYATCSPHPAETRAVVDDVLKGRGGDPVQVEWVDARPLMPGVPALGDGPDVQLWPHLHGTDAMYLALLRRTG from the coding sequence GTGAGTCAGCAGCCGCGTCGTCGCCCCAGCAAGCCCCATCGTCGCCCGCAGAAGGACCCGGTCAGGATCCTCGCGTTCGAGGCGTTGCGGGCCGTCGACGAGCGGGACGCCTACGCGAACCTCGTGTTGCCGCCGTTGCTGCGCAAGGCGCGCGAGGGCGGCGACTTCGACGGCCGCGACGCGGCGCTGGCGACGGAGCTGGTCTACGGGACGCTGCGGTGGCAGGGCACGTACGACGCGATCATCGCGCAGTGCGTGGACCGGCCGCTGCGGGAGGTGGACCCGCCGGTCCTGGACGTGCTGACCCTCGGGGCGCACCAGTTGCTCGGCACCCGCATTCCGACGCATGCGGCGGTGAGCGCCAGCGTCGAGCTGGCGCGGGTGGTGCTGGGCGACGGGCGGGCGAAGTTCGTCAACGCGGTCCTGCGCAAGATCGCCGCCCATGACCGGGACGGCTGGCTGGAGCGGGTCGCCCCCGAGTACGACGAGGATCCCGAGGACCATCTCGGCATCGTGCACGCGCACCCCCGCTGGATCGTCTCGGCGCTGTGGGACGCGCTCGGCGGGGGCCGGGCCGGTATCGAGGACCTGCTGGAGGCGGACAACGAACGCCCCGAGGTGACGCTGGTGGCCCGGCCCGGCCGGTCCACCGCCGAGGAGCTCCTGACGACGGTCGGCGAGGACAGCGCGCTTCCCGGGCGCTGGTCCCCGTACGCCGTGCGGCTCGCGGAAGGCGGCGAGCCGGGCGCCCTGGACCCGGTCCGCGAAGGGCGCGCCGGGGTGCAGGACGAGGGCAGTCAGCTCGTCGCCCTCGCGCTGGCGAACGCACCCGTCGAGGGTCCCGACCGTGCCTGGCTCGACGGCTGCGCGGGCCCCGGCGGCAAGGCGGCGCTGCTGGCGGCGCTCGCGGCCGAGCGCGGTGCCGCCCTGCTGGCGTCGGAGAAGCAGCCGCACCGCGCACGTCTGGTGGCACGGGCGCTCGACGGCAACCCGGGCCCGTACGCGGTCATCGCCGCCGACGGCACGCGTCCGGCCTGGCGGCCCGGCGCCTTCGACCGGGTGCTGGTCGACGTGCCGTGCACCGGCCTGGGCGCGCTGCGCCGCCGGCCCGAGGCGCGCTGGCGGCGCCGTCCCGAGGACCTGGACGGGTTCGCCCCGCTGCAGCGCGAACTGCTCCGGCAGGCGCTCGCCGCCGTACGGGTCGGCGGCGTCGTCGGCTATGCGACCTGCTCACCGCACCCGGCCGAGACCCGGGCCGTGGTGGACGACGTCCTCAAGGGGCGGGGCGGCGACCCGGTGCAGGTGGAGTGGGTCGACGCCCGCCCCCTGATGCCCGGCGTACCGGCCCTCGGCGACGGCCCGGACGTCCAGCTGTGGCCGCATCTGCACGGCACGGACGCGATGTACCTGGCGCTGCTGCGACGGACCGGCTGA
- the fmt gene encoding methionyl-tRNA formyltransferase: protein MRLVFAGTPEVAVPALDALIASDRHEVVAVVTRPDAPAGRGRKLVASPVAERAQEAGIEVLKPVKPRDEDFLARLREIAPDCCPVVAYGALLPKSALDIPAKGWVNLHFSLLPAWRGAAPVQHAVLAGDEVTGASTFQIETGLDSGPVFGVLTEQVRPTDTSGDLLTRLAFAGSGLLVATMDGIEDGTLQAVPQPAEGVTLAPKIEVEDAKVDWAAPALRVDRVIRGCAPAPGAWTVFRGERLKLMSAVLAAGHTEPALAPGNLAVTKKAVYVGTGSHPVELVWVQPQGKKPMKAADWARGVRIEAGERLGD from the coding sequence ATGAGGCTTGTCTTCGCCGGCACCCCCGAGGTCGCCGTACCCGCCCTCGATGCCCTGATCGCCTCGGACCGGCACGAGGTCGTGGCCGTCGTCACCCGGCCCGACGCACCGGCAGGGCGCGGCCGGAAGCTGGTCGCCAGCCCGGTCGCCGAGCGCGCGCAGGAGGCGGGCATCGAGGTGCTCAAGCCCGTCAAGCCGCGCGACGAGGACTTCCTGGCCCGGCTGCGGGAGATCGCGCCGGACTGCTGTCCGGTGGTCGCCTACGGCGCGCTGCTGCCGAAGTCCGCGCTCGACATCCCCGCCAAGGGGTGGGTCAATCTGCACTTCTCGCTGCTGCCCGCGTGGCGCGGCGCGGCGCCCGTGCAGCATGCGGTGCTGGCGGGGGACGAGGTGACGGGTGCCTCGACGTTCCAGATCGAGACCGGACTGGACTCCGGCCCGGTCTTCGGGGTGCTGACCGAGCAGGTCCGGCCGACGGACACCAGCGGCGACCTGCTGACCCGGCTGGCGTTCGCCGGTTCCGGGCTGCTCGTGGCGACGATGGACGGCATCGAGGACGGCACGCTGCAGGCCGTGCCGCAGCCGGCCGAGGGGGTCACGCTCGCGCCGAAGATCGAGGTCGAGGACGCCAAGGTGGACTGGGCGGCGCCCGCGCTGCGGGTCGACCGGGTGATCCGCGGCTGTGCGCCCGCGCCCGGGGCCTGGACGGTCTTCCGCGGCGAGCGCCTCAAGCTGATGTCGGCCGTTCTCGCCGCGGGGCACACCGAACCCGCTCTCGCGCCGGGCAACCTCGCGGTGACGAAGAAGGCGGTGTACGTCGGCACCGGCAGCCACCCCGTCGAACTCGTCTGGGTCCAGCCGCAGGGCAAGAAGCCGATGAAGGCGGCGGACTGGGCGCGCGGGGTGCGGATCGAGGCCGGGGAGCGGCTGGGGGACTGA